The Lentimicrobium sp. L6 nucleotide sequence TGAAATGGAGTTTTCTTCATAAACTAATTCTGTTTGAGCCGCAATGCCAAAGCCATCACACATATAGTTTCCACCTGTGTGAACAACAGGCATATTATAAACTGCAGCACCATATATATCGGCTATTTTAGCAGGAATAATATCATCATCTGGACGAGGTCTGTTATAGGTAAAGTTAACGATAGAAACCTGATCTTCTTCACGAATAAACCATGGACCGTAATCACGTGTCCAATAAGTATTATGAGGCTCCACCATAAAATCAACATTATCCATATTTACACCAGCATTTTCATACTGAGTAGTAACTGAGTTTTGTTGGCTAGTAGAATGTACTAAAGTGGTTACCTTAACCACATTCGACATTTCTACTATTAATTCCATTGGAATACCAAATGGATAAGCAATTAGAACCGCTTCCATGGGCTCAAACTCAGCAACTGGATTTATAGGGCCTTCAGGAGCCTCGCTAGGTTGAAAGAATTTACCAACATTGCTTCTATTGTCATATTCTTCTTGTGATAACCATCTTCCTTTTTTCAATTCTTCTGAAGATAGTTGTTGCGCGAAAAGACTCATTCCTGACCAAAGAAAGGCCACAAATATCAATAGGTATTTTTTATTCATGTTTGTTAATTATGATGTTTTTAATAGCAGACCAAATTACATCATTAATGGTTGCCTTAGCACTTAGAAAGTAATTTATAATGATTTTTAGTTGTGAATCAAATATTAAATATTCATTTATTCCACGCAAAGAAAACGCAAAGGAAAACCCGCAAAGGCCAGCTAAGAAAAGGAAAAAAAATCTCTACAAAGCCACAATATTTGAAATCTTCATTCATACATCTGTATAGCTGCGTAGCCAGATAGATTATTGGCATTTCTTCCCTACATTTGCCTCATGCTTAGCTTATACACATTTCAACTATTAGAGGAGGGTGAATTTAATAGATTCTACCCAGAAATATGCTCCCAACTACCTATTTCTGTTCAGCAAAAAGTAGATACCTTTAGATTTCCTGCTGACAAACAAAGGAGTTTGATGGGTGATTTAATGGTGAGAAAGTTCTACAGTCAAAAGCTTAACCAAAATCCAAAGGAAATTGACTTTGAGTATACCGAGCATCAAAAGCCCCTGCTAAAAAATGTAGATGGAGAATATTTCAATATCAGTCATAGTGGGAATTATGTGGTGGTGGCCTTTAGTGACAAACCTGTTGGCATTGATGTGGAATTGATAAAAAAAGATCGAAGGAATATTGCAGAACGATTCTTCACTCCTTCAGAAATTATAGACATGAATGCGGCCGGTACCGAAGAAGAACAAATCAAATATTTCTATCAACTTTGGACCTTAAAAGAAAGCTATATGAAAGCCATTGGTGATGGCTTAACCATGTCATTAAGTTCATTTTCATTTGCTAAAAATGAGGAAGGTTACTATTTGTCCAAAAGCAAATATGGATCGGATTGGTTTTTTCATTCTCAAGAATGGAATGGTGATGCTTTTTTGAGTATTTGCTCTAAATATCCCCAGATACAAAACCAAAGCCCTTTTGAAATAGAACTCGCTCGAAAGCTTTTTACATCATCTGCTTGAAAAAAAGGTTTTATTGCCACGAAGCCCCAAAGACACAATATGGGCTACTAAGCCTTTAGTTTCAGAGCAAATTCTTCAGCGACCCGTGCGAGATAGTTGGATGAGTTTTTAATGGAATCGTCGATATTTTTAGCATAAGCCTTTACTTCAGCCAAATAATCTACTCCATATTTCGCTAAGTCTTGCTCATCGAGCTCACTGAAACCACAGAAAACAGCTAATTTTTGATTGGTCTTTGAGTCCATCACTCCTTTGATGACTTTTCCAGAGAAGGTTTGCTCATCGAGCCTCCCCTCGCCCGATATCATCCAATCGGCTCCTTTAATCTGCTCATCGAAATGGGCTATTTCTTTAATTAAAGCTATGCCTGATTTTAATTCAGCATCTAAAAACAAAACTGTTCCAGCTCCAAGGCCTCCCGCCGCTCCAGAACCTGCAATATTCTGTAAATCAAAGTTGAACTGATTATTAATAATGTTACTGAAATTTTGCAATCCTCCATCTAAGGTGGCTACCATTGGTGCATGGGCTCCTTTTTGAGGAGCGTAAATATGAGCTGCACCATTTTCACCAAATAATGGATTATCCACATCACAAGCTACATGGAATTTAATGTCTTTGAGTTCGGAAAAAACAGATGTGGTATCAATATGCATCAATCGGTTTAAATCTTCTCCTTTCCCCAATAATTCTTCATGATTCAAATCATAAAATCGATAGCCTAGGGCACGGGCCATCCCCATACCTGCATCATTAGTAGCACTTCCTCCAATTCCTAAAATGATATGCAGGGCACCTTTTTCAATGGCATGCTTAATGAGTTCACCCGTTCCAAAAGTTGAGGTTTTTAATGGGTTCAGTTCTTCATTTTTTAATAGACGAATACCTGAAGCATCAGCCATTTCTATGAAAGCCATTCTCTTTTTTGGTGAATATAAATAGGATGCTTTAATCATTCTTGCTAGCGGATCATGTACTTCTACTTCCACTCGTTCACCTCCCATATAATACTCCAATACCTCCACCGTTCCGTCGCCACCATCGGCTAAAGGAAGCTTCTTTATTTCTACGGAGTCCAAATGTTTTTTAAGGGCCTCCTCCACAATATCACAAAACTGTAATCCACTGAGAGCGCCTTTAAACTTATCGGGTGCGATTATGATTTTATACATTTGTCAATTCTTTAAAACGGCACCGTAAAAATACTTCACGGTGCCATGGGGGTGTTATTAATCAAATCAATTATTGAACCAATCCTGTTTACGAAACCAGTTCATGAAAAAAAAATGTTTCAAATTTATTCTGCATCGGGGTTTTTAAACTGCTTAATATAATCGTAAACTCTACGTTGAACTCTAGCTTCGTTTAGTCCATAACCCAATTCAGTAGTCTTCACTTCATTAAACCTATTGCGAGCTAGAATAGCCGATAATTGCGCTTCCAATGCTGTTCTACGCCACATGGGATGATGGGCTCTATCTTTCAATGCGTCCGCTCTTTCTATTTCCGATTGAATATCTTCCTCTGTTACATAAGCGGCATATTCATAATCTTCGAAAGATTCTCTGTTTTTATTTTGGTCAACAATGAGCTCACAATCTTTACTCATTTCTAAGTCTTCTCGATCAATATCCAATCTCAAGCTGAAAATCTTTTTAGAGGCCAAGTCAAAGGATACCGCTGACTTGTCCAGCTTCAATTCTTCTTGTGCTTCTTCTAAAAGATTGCTTAGACTGGCTTTGTTTATCTTGAAAGCACTATTCACCGATACTTTTGTACTTTGCTCTGCTGAATTATATCCTCTAATAATGATGGATTTACCATCCTCGCTTCTCTTTATAGCCGTAACTTTCATGGTATTTAATGAATCACTAGCCGAAAAGTAGGACTTATTTGTTTTTATCTCACCTTGATGTTTATCGGTTGTACAGCTAATGAGATCGGAATTATAAATATTCGATTTTTGACAAACTTCAGCTTTCTCTATATTTCCTTCGTGGGGATAAACGGCATATTCAAATTGCATTTCACGCAGACACTGGGCATCTGGAGTAAAAATCTCTGGCCCTGCATCGCCAATTCTAGAATTGATTTCTTTGGCTATCCATCCTACTGAGCGGAATAAAGTAAGCGCAATTTGGTCATCGTTTATCACCTGATATTCTGGCAATCCTTTTGAAAAAACCGACAAACCATCCACACCATCATTTAAATCTACAAATTCACGATTCAAGAAAATAGTATTGGGTTTGGCTTCTCTAGCTCCAATAATCACTTTTTTTACATCCTCAGGAATAGAAGACTCATCATAATCTTCAATATGAATGGGACGCTTCACCACATCGAATGGGCTTCCAGCATAAGCGATATCCGTATCAACACCACTTGGGAAAATCACACGCATCAGGTGGTCCTTTACGGTATTTCTCAGGTGAGTTTTACATTTTACAATTCCTGAATCCGACTCAATGGTATAATAATTTATCAAAGGAAGCTTCCTCAATTTTTCGCTTCTGCAAGTATGGTTTTCAGCATCAGACTCTGGTAGCTCCAAATCATATTGAGTACGAATGATAACTTTTGAATCGCTTTGCTCTACAATTTCTATTTGTGCTTCTACATGTTCCGAAGTAATAATTTTATCTACATCGGGATAAGAATAATTATACTCATCACCAGTATCCGCTCTATCTTCTATGATACCTAAATTCTCAAATAACTTCCCACTACTCTTGTGAAGAATGGTAAAACTACCATTACTGTTGAAACATACTTTAATATGTTTATTACTAATATCTAAACCCCCAACTATAAGCTTATCTTCGTTTTCATCAGACTCCTCTATTAGTTTATATCCCATAGCTGGAATATCTTTCACATAATAAGAAGCATCTTCGAAATCCACATTCTCGGAGCGCTCTTGCATACTGGTATTGAAGACAATTTTCACATCCTCAGTAGCAGAATTAGAAGTATCGATAAGGCTACAAAGCTCTTTCAGTTTTTGTTCTGTTAAGGATTGAGTAAGCATATGAACCACTCTGGTTCGGTTTTCCATATCGGTATGAACATCATCGATACTCACCCCACAAATGCTATCGTGAGGATGATTTTTGAGGAGGGTTTTCCAAGCCTCTTTTATCTGGGTTTGTTCATATTCGCCTCCCAATGCCCATACTAAAGTTGACAAAGGTTCTACGCGTTTTTCGAGTGCCTTTTGCTGTTCATCGTTTTGCAGTTTTAAATACATACGTGCCGACATCACGCCTGGAAAAACAGAAATAAACCTTCCACTATATAAAGCGCCTTCTAAGGTTTTCAAATCGGGTTTCTCCTCCATCACATCACGGATATATTTCACCGGATTCGATTGGATGATTTCAAACTCCTCGGTATCCATTTTCCCATTACTGATATAGGGCTGGATATCATCAGGAATCATCTCCTGATCGTAACCATTCATCAATAAAATTTGATTGGTGGTGGCAAAAGGGCTGAGCTTGTTTACTTCATCGTAAACTCGATCTTTCATAATGTCATTATGCTCTGCTAATCGCATCACATTTCTATAACTATCTAATAAATACATGGATGGAAGCACTGTTCCATCGGGTGATTTCCACATAAACTCTGATTGTACATCAGTTGGCTCCATTTCTACACCACGCCAAACAAATAAGCCTTCCAAGTTAAACTGATTATGAAGCTGGGTAGTTTGTGAAATCTGACCGAAATTATCAAGCATCCAACCCACATTCATGGCGCCACCTAATTCTTTAGCCGCTTGAATTCCATAGGTGAAATTTCTTACCAAAGACTCCTCGCTGAGCAGTTGCCAATCGGGTTGTAAATAATAAGGACCTATGAATAAACGATTCTGCTTCACATATTTTCTAATCTGACGCTTGTACTCGTTTACATTATACTTATGCTTGTCCAACTCCTCAAAATAATCTTCTACCATAGCCATTTGACCATCGAGCACAAAGATATAATCTGGCTCTTTCTCAAACATCCTAAATAGATTATTAAAAAATGGAATCAACCATTCGTTGGTATATTTACTATTGAGATACCATTCGCGATCCCAAT carries:
- a CDS encoding 4'-phosphopantetheinyl transferase superfamily protein; this encodes MLSLYTFQLLEEGEFNRFYPEICSQLPISVQQKVDTFRFPADKQRSLMGDLMVRKFYSQKLNQNPKEIDFEYTEHQKPLLKNVDGEYFNISHSGNYVVVAFSDKPVGIDVELIKKDRRNIAERFFTPSEIIDMNAAGTEEEQIKYFYQLWTLKESYMKAIGDGLTMSLSSFSFAKNEEGYYLSKSKYGSDWFFHSQEWNGDAFLSICSKYPQIQNQSPFEIELARKLFTSSA
- a CDS encoding glycerate kinase, which produces MYKIIIAPDKFKGALSGLQFCDIVEEALKKHLDSVEIKKLPLADGGDGTVEVLEYYMGGERVEVEVHDPLARMIKASYLYSPKKRMAFIEMADASGIRLLKNEELNPLKTSTFGTGELIKHAIEKGALHIILGIGGSATNDAGMGMARALGYRFYDLNHEELLGKGEDLNRLMHIDTTSVFSELKDIKFHVACDVDNPLFGENGAAHIYAPQKGAHAPMVATLDGGLQNFSNIINNQFNFDLQNIAGSGAAGGLGAGTVLFLDAELKSGIALIKEIAHFDEQIKGADWMISGEGRLDEQTFSGKVIKGVMDSKTNQKLAVFCGFSELDEQDLAKYGVDYLAEVKAYAKNIDDSIKNSSNYLARVAEEFALKLKA
- a CDS encoding glycosyl hydrolase-related protein, with amino-acid sequence MKKKTAHIISHTHWDREWYLNSKYTNEWLIPFFNNLFRMFEKEPDYIFVLDGQMAMVEDYFEELDKHKYNVNEYKRQIRKYVKQNRLFIGPYYLQPDWQLLSEESLVRNFTYGIQAAKELGGAMNVGWMLDNFGQISQTTQLHNQFNLEGLFVWRGVEMEPTDVQSEFMWKSPDGTVLPSMYLLDSYRNVMRLAEHNDIMKDRVYDEVNKLSPFATTNQILLMNGYDQEMIPDDIQPYISNGKMDTEEFEIIQSNPVKYIRDVMEEKPDLKTLEGALYSGRFISVFPGVMSARMYLKLQNDEQQKALEKRVEPLSTLVWALGGEYEQTQIKEAWKTLLKNHPHDSICGVSIDDVHTDMENRTRVVHMLTQSLTEQKLKELCSLIDTSNSATEDVKIVFNTSMQERSENVDFEDASYYVKDIPAMGYKLIEESDENEDKLIVGGLDISNKHIKVCFNSNGSFTILHKSSGKLFENLGIIEDRADTGDEYNYSYPDVDKIITSEHVEAQIEIVEQSDSKVIIRTQYDLELPESDAENHTCRSEKLRKLPLINYYTIESDSGIVKCKTHLRNTVKDHLMRVIFPSGVDTDIAYAGSPFDVVKRPIHIEDYDESSIPEDVKKVIIGAREAKPNTIFLNREFVDLNDGVDGLSVFSKGLPEYQVINDDQIALTLFRSVGWIAKEINSRIGDAGPEIFTPDAQCLREMQFEYAVYPHEGNIEKAEVCQKSNIYNSDLISCTTDKHQGEIKTNKSYFSASDSLNTMKVTAIKRSEDGKSIIIRGYNSAEQSTKVSVNSAFKINKASLSNLLEEAQEELKLDKSAVSFDLASKKIFSLRLDIDREDLEMSKDCELIVDQNKNRESFEDYEYAAYVTEEDIQSEIERADALKDRAHHPMWRRTALEAQLSAILARNRFNEVKTTELGYGLNEARVQRRVYDYIKQFKNPDAE